Proteins encoded in a region of the bacterium genome:
- the infA gene encoding translation initiation factor IF-1 gives MAKKDTIQVEGIVEEALPNTTFRVRLDNGHLVLAYISGRMRKNYIRILPGDRVTVELTPYDLTRGRIVYRYK, from the coding sequence ATGGCAAAGAAGGATACAATACAAGTAGAGGGAATAGTAGAGGAGGCATTGCCGAATACGACATTCAGGGTAAGGCTCGATAATGGTCACCTTGTTCTGGCGTATATTTCGGGCAGGATGCGCAAAAACTACATAAGAATCCTGCCAGGGGATAGAGTAACTGTTGAGCTTACTCCGTATGACTTGACAAGAGGTAGGATAGTTTACAGGTATAAATAA